In bacterium, a single window of DNA contains:
- a CDS encoding MBL fold metallo-hydrolase, translating into MGDFLSWQVGDVRITRIQESEESGIEWVLKDAVPENLRTIPWLAPHFVDDEWEAAWSIHALVVETPSRRIVVDTCVGNDKNLPVKFWNRLQTSFLDDFHRAGFTRESIDTVLCTHLHVDHVGWNTFLEDDVWKPTFPNARYLVARDEWTHWQNEDDDFTKIVFAESVDPIAEAGLIDVVDQDARVCDEIRLEPTPGHTPGHVSIHVESKGERAVITGDMTHHPCQLAHPEWGSAPDADFEQGIETRRAFYARHLEAGSLVIGTHFATPTAGRIERDGEAYKLVV; encoded by the coding sequence ATGGGCGATTTCCTTTCCTGGCAAGTGGGCGACGTCAGGATCACGCGCATCCAGGAGTCCGAGGAATCGGGAATCGAGTGGGTCCTGAAGGACGCCGTCCCCGAGAACCTGAGAACGATCCCGTGGCTCGCCCCGCATTTCGTCGACGACGAATGGGAAGCCGCCTGGAGCATCCACGCCCTCGTCGTCGAGACCCCCTCGCGCCGAATCGTCGTCGATACCTGCGTGGGCAACGACAAGAATCTGCCCGTGAAGTTCTGGAACAGGCTCCAGACCTCCTTTCTCGACGACTTCCACCGGGCCGGCTTCACGCGTGAGTCGATCGACACCGTGCTCTGTACCCATCTCCACGTCGACCACGTCGGCTGGAACACGTTCCTCGAAGACGACGTGTGGAAGCCGACGTTCCCGAACGCGCGCTACCTGGTCGCCCGGGACGAGTGGACGCACTGGCAGAACGAGGACGACGACTTCACGAAGATCGTGTTCGCCGAGAGCGTGGATCCCATCGCGGAGGCGGGCCTGATCGACGTCGTCGACCAGGACGCCCGGGTCTGCGACGAGATCCGACTCGAGCCCACCCCCGGCCACACCCCGGGCCACGTCTCGATCCACGTCGAATCGAAGGGCGAACGGGCCGTGATCACCGGCGACATGACCCACCACCCCTGTCAGCTCGCGCACCCCGAGTGGGGCTCCGCTCCCGACGCCGACTTCGAGCAGGGCATCGAGACCCGCCGCGCGTTCTACGCGCGCCACCTCGAGGCCGGCAGCCTCGTGATCGGAACCCACTTCGCGACGCCGACCGCCGGCCGGATCGAGCGGGACGGCGAGGCGTACAAGCTCGTCGTCTGA
- a CDS encoding NAD(P)-dependent alcohol dehydrogenase: protein MSDTMRAFRLTEWQAPPELVEIPIPEPGPGEVRIKVAGNGLCQSDLHMPHMPSQLGDILGWQMPFTLGHEVGGWIDRLGPGVDGYDEGQAVALVSTRSCGSCLECDVGYDNACEMNQRGRGYGMDGGIADYVVIESTRPLIPIEKLDPKLAGPLTDAGTTSYHGVRRVMDKLGPGRTALVIGAGGLGGFAIQYVKILTEARLIVVDVAEDKLARAKELGADEVLDGRREDLAAEIMKLTEGRGCDAVLDFVGSDATIGNGVGVLAKLGTCAVVGADQGKLDQPIMGALGGKNASIISFVGGTDADTRAAVSLGDQGLLRNDVELFDLTEAPTAFDRLAKGQIPGRGIIVP, encoded by the coding sequence TTGTCCGATACGATGCGTGCCTTCCGCCTGACCGAGTGGCAGGCGCCCCCCGAGCTGGTCGAGATCCCGATCCCCGAACCGGGGCCCGGCGAGGTCCGGATCAAGGTCGCGGGCAACGGACTGTGCCAGAGCGACCTGCACATGCCGCACATGCCCTCGCAGCTGGGCGACATCCTGGGCTGGCAGATGCCCTTCACCCTGGGTCACGAGGTCGGCGGCTGGATCGACCGGCTCGGCCCGGGCGTCGACGGCTACGACGAGGGGCAGGCGGTCGCGCTGGTCTCGACCCGGAGCTGCGGATCCTGCCTCGAGTGCGACGTGGGCTACGACAACGCCTGCGAGATGAATCAACGCGGACGCGGCTATGGGATGGACGGCGGGATCGCCGACTACGTGGTGATCGAATCGACCCGCCCGCTGATTCCGATCGAGAAGCTCGACCCGAAGCTCGCCGGCCCGCTGACCGACGCGGGCACCACCTCCTATCACGGCGTTCGACGCGTCATGGACAAGCTCGGCCCGGGCCGGACCGCCCTCGTGATCGGGGCCGGGGGGCTCGGCGGCTTCGCCATCCAGTACGTGAAGATCCTGACGGAAGCCCGGCTGATCGTCGTCGACGTCGCCGAGGACAAGCTGGCCCGCGCGAAGGAGCTCGGCGCGGACGAAGTCCTCGACGGCAGACGCGAAGACCTCGCCGCGGAGATCATGAAGCTGACCGAAGGACGGGGCTGCGACGCCGTCCTCGACTTCGTCGGCAGTGACGCGACGATCGGCAACGGCGTCGGCGTCCTCGCCAAGCTCGGCACCTGCGCCGTCGTCGGCGCCGACCAGGGCAAGCTCGACCAACCCATCATGGGCGCCCTCGGCGGCAAGAACGCCTCGATCATCTCCTTCGTCGGCGGCACAGACGCCGACACCCGCGCCGCCGTCTCCCTCGGAGACCAGGGCCTCCTCCGCAACGACGTCGAACTCTTCGACCTCACCGAAGCCCCCACCGCCTTCGACCGCCTGGCCAAAGGCCAGATCCCCGGCCGAGGCATCATCGTCCCGTAG
- a CDS encoding flavodoxin family protein, producing the protein MTDQLTRITDHQCTAPPARYDDLEVLFLNCTLTRSPNLSHTEGLIKVAERIFHANGVQTEYLRPVDFEIPAGLEMNYAGRDGYERDDWPEIQAKIDACDILILGTSVWLGEKSSVCNRVLERMYGYTHQFNEKGQYRDYGKVGACLITGNEDGVKHCAMNLLFSLSHIGYTVPPQADAGWMGEAGPGPSYMDEGSGGPENDFTNRNTTFLVWNCLHLARMLKDAGGIPAHGNQPDAWDAGCKTDFHSPEHKR; encoded by the coding sequence ATGACCGACCAGCTCACGAGAATCACGGACCATCAGTGCACGGCGCCGCCGGCGCGCTACGACGACCTCGAGGTCCTCTTCCTCAACTGCACGCTCACCCGCTCTCCGAATCTCTCGCACACCGAGGGGCTGATCAAAGTCGCCGAGCGGATCTTCCACGCGAACGGCGTCCAGACCGAGTACCTCCGCCCGGTCGACTTCGAGATCCCGGCGGGGCTCGAGATGAACTACGCGGGCCGTGACGGCTACGAGCGCGACGATTGGCCCGAGATCCAGGCCAAGATCGATGCCTGCGACATCCTGATCCTGGGCACGTCGGTCTGGCTCGGCGAGAAGAGCTCCGTCTGCAACCGGGTGCTCGAGCGCATGTACGGATACACCCACCAGTTCAACGAGAAGGGGCAGTATCGCGACTACGGCAAGGTCGGCGCGTGCCTCATCACGGGGAACGAGGACGGCGTGAAGCACTGCGCGATGAATCTGCTCTTCTCGCTCTCGCACATCGGATACACCGTCCCGCCCCAGGCCGACGCGGGGTGGATGGGCGAGGCGGGCCCGGGGCCGTCCTACATGGACGAGGGCTCCGGAGGTCCCGAGAACGACTTCACGAACCGGAACACGACGTTCCTGGTCTGGAACTGCCTGCATCTCGCGCGGATGCTCAAGGACGCGGGCGGCATCCCGGCCCACGGCAACCAGCCGGACGCCTGGGACGCCGGATGCAAGACCGACTTCCACAGTCCGGAGCACAAGCGCTAG
- a CDS encoding amidohydrolase family protein: MSQILIRNANLVDGTGAPARPADVLVRDGWIAEIADAGTLSPEGGETIEAAGRLVTPGFVDVHTHYDGQVTWDPELTPSSWHGVTTVVMGNCGVGFAPAKPDERGWLIELMEGVEDIPGTALHEGIRWDWETFPEYLDALEKLPRTIDIAAQIPHGALRVYVMGQRGADQEPATAEDLEKMAAIVKEAVEAGALAFSTNRLPGHTSIHGEPVPGTFAPAEELRVLTQAVVEGGGEILQAVPAGGGNEEAGAIPREVDLYREISLATGAKVTFSAPQNHPYPDEWKEVMAKCHAAQEAGARVIPQVLSRGSGLMLSLDTFNPFAFTEAYQAVAGLPSEARVAELRKPEVRSAILEASRENNPSMLILGPAIHSTFAMEDGVVFEPDVKDSIGARADALGVDPMELLYDTMVELAAQSTDGKTRVLAVFFTGYAEGNLDAVETMMRDEISVIGLGDGGAHCSMICDASWPAFVLQHWVRDRSRGAKIPLEEAVKMMSKEAADLYGLGDRGTVEVGKRGDLNVIDLDAVELQLPEVIDDLPTGASRIVQRAHGFDTTICAGEVTFRNGEPTGARPGRLVRGKR; the protein is encoded by the coding sequence ATGAGTCAGATCCTGATCCGAAACGCCAACCTCGTCGACGGAACCGGCGCGCCGGCGCGCCCGGCGGACGTCCTCGTCCGCGACGGATGGATCGCGGAGATCGCAGACGCCGGGACGCTCTCGCCCGAGGGCGGCGAGACGATCGAAGCGGCGGGGAGGCTGGTCACGCCGGGTTTCGTCGACGTGCACACCCACTACGACGGGCAGGTCACGTGGGATCCCGAGCTCACGCCCTCGTCGTGGCACGGGGTGACGACGGTCGTGATGGGCAACTGCGGGGTCGGGTTCGCGCCGGCGAAGCCCGACGAGCGGGGTTGGCTGATCGAATTGATGGAGGGTGTCGAGGACATTCCGGGAACCGCGCTCCACGAGGGCATCCGCTGGGACTGGGAGACCTTCCCCGAGTATCTCGACGCACTGGAGAAGCTCCCGCGGACGATCGACATCGCGGCCCAGATCCCCCACGGCGCCCTCCGCGTCTACGTCATGGGTCAGCGCGGCGCCGATCAGGAGCCCGCCACCGCGGAGGACCTCGAGAAGATGGCCGCGATCGTGAAGGAGGCCGTCGAGGCCGGCGCGCTCGCCTTCTCGACGAACCGACTCCCGGGCCATACGAGCATTCACGGGGAGCCGGTCCCCGGCACCTTCGCGCCGGCGGAGGAGCTCCGCGTGCTGACGCAGGCGGTGGTCGAGGGTGGCGGCGAGATCCTTCAGGCGGTCCCCGCCGGCGGCGGGAACGAGGAAGCCGGGGCGATTCCGCGCGAGGTCGACCTCTATCGTGAGATCAGCCTCGCGACGGGCGCCAAGGTGACCTTCTCGGCGCCCCAGAACCATCCGTACCCCGACGAGTGGAAGGAGGTCATGGCGAAGTGCCATGCGGCACAGGAGGCCGGGGCCCGGGTGATCCCGCAGGTCCTGTCCCGGGGGTCGGGCCTCATGCTCTCCCTCGACACATTCAATCCCTTTGCGTTCACCGAGGCCTACCAGGCCGTAGCCGGACTTCCGTCCGAAGCGCGCGTCGCCGAGCTCCGGAAGCCGGAGGTCCGGAGCGCGATCCTCGAGGCGAGCCGCGAGAACAACCCGAGCATGTTGATCCTCGGGCCGGCGATCCATTCGACCTTCGCGATGGAGGACGGGGTCGTCTTCGAGCCCGACGTGAAGGACTCGATCGGTGCCCGCGCGGACGCGCTGGGCGTCGACCCGATGGAGCTCCTCTACGACACGATGGTGGAGCTTGCGGCGCAGTCGACCGACGGCAAGACCCGGGTCCTCGCGGTCTTCTTCACCGGCTACGCGGAGGGGAACCTCGACGCGGTGGAGACGATGATGCGGGACGAGATCTCGGTCATCGGCCTCGGCGACGGCGGCGCCCACTGCAGCATGATCTGCGACGCGAGCTGGCCCGCCTTCGTCCTCCAGCACTGGGTCCGCGACCGGAGCCGCGGCGCGAAGATCCCCCTCGAAGAAGCGGTCAAGATGATGTCGAAGGAGGCGGCGGACCTCTACGGTCTCGGCGACCGCGGGACGGTCGAAGTCGGGAAGCGCGGCGATCTCAACGTGATCGACCTCGACGCGGTCGAGCTCCAGCTGCCCGAGGTGATCGACGATCTCCCGACCGGCGCCTCGCGAATCGTCCAGCGGGCCCACGGCTTCGATACGACGATCTGCGCCGGTGAGGTCACGTTCCGCAACGGCGAGCCGACCGGCGCGCGACCCGGAAGGCTGGTTCGAGGCAAGCGATAG
- a CDS encoding DUF3604 domain-containing protein, producing the protein MSFVRALSAVALLFAGGAFAEDYSPYSGEDFPRNVYFGDTHVHSAWSADAGNMGNRRIGPDEVYRFARGETVTSHNGQAVRLKRPLDFLLLSDHAEYLGVMNMLDQDDPVLLATDTGRRWSKWRKNGEHLKVFGEFGLALLRGVDAIQSDEVEETNWSRVVANADRWNEPGKFTAFIGYEWTSTPNGDNLHRNVIIADDASRAGQVVPTSSIKDPTPESLWAWMGAYEAKTGGRVLAIPHNSNVSGGLMFALQDSKGEPIDRAYAEERARREPLVEVTQYKGDSETHPFVSPNDEFADYETWDRGALGRAGHEDAYYEFEYARPALKNGLALEESLGVNPFKFGLIGSTDAHTGLAAGGEDNFWGKSTRTEAAPERWKVPLFPEPEDGAVDPAHMPDDVLDQFADETAAVQWYEWEMAASGYAAVWAKENTRAALFDAMRRRETYATTGPRMTVRFFGSFGFEDGDQHTPDLARLGYAKGVPMGGDLTRVDRDGAKGWRKAPTFLVAALRDPEGANLDRVQIVKGWLDSKGEKHERIYDVALGGDREIDRKGRAKAPVGSTVDVENASWSNTIGASALTAFWKDPDFDKDERAFYYVRVIEIPKPRWTAYDAKKFGVEMPEEVPMTTQDRAYTSPIWYLP; encoded by the coding sequence ATGTCGTTCGTCCGCGCCCTCTCCGCCGTCGCCCTGCTCTTCGCCGGCGGCGCGTTCGCCGAGGACTACTCGCCCTATTCCGGCGAGGACTTCCCGCGCAACGTCTACTTCGGCGATACCCACGTCCACTCGGCGTGGTCGGCGGACGCGGGCAACATGGGCAACCGGCGGATCGGGCCCGACGAGGTATACCGCTTCGCGCGCGGCGAGACCGTCACGTCCCACAACGGGCAGGCGGTTCGGCTGAAGCGGCCGCTCGATTTCCTCCTGCTCTCGGACCACGCCGAGTACCTCGGCGTCATGAACATGCTCGACCAGGACGATCCGGTCCTGCTCGCGACGGACACGGGCCGACGCTGGTCGAAGTGGCGCAAGAACGGGGAGCACCTCAAGGTCTTCGGCGAGTTCGGGCTCGCGCTGCTGCGCGGCGTCGACGCGATCCAGAGCGACGAAGTCGAGGAGACGAACTGGAGTCGGGTCGTCGCGAACGCCGACCGCTGGAACGAGCCCGGAAAGTTCACCGCGTTCATCGGGTACGAATGGACCTCGACGCCGAACGGCGACAACCTCCACCGGAACGTGATCATCGCCGACGACGCGAGCCGCGCGGGCCAGGTCGTGCCGACGAGCTCGATCAAGGATCCGACGCCGGAATCGCTCTGGGCCTGGATGGGGGCCTACGAGGCGAAGACCGGAGGACGCGTCCTCGCGATCCCGCACAACTCGAACGTGAGCGGCGGGCTCATGTTCGCGCTCCAGGACTCGAAGGGGGAGCCGATCGACCGCGCCTACGCCGAGGAGCGCGCGCGCCGGGAGCCCCTCGTCGAAGTCACCCAGTACAAGGGCGACAGCGAGACCCACCCCTTCGTCTCCCCGAACGACGAGTTCGCGGACTACGAGACCTGGGATCGCGGCGCGCTCGGCCGTGCGGGACACGAGGACGCCTACTACGAGTTCGAGTATGCCCGCCCCGCGCTCAAGAACGGACTCGCGCTCGAGGAATCGCTCGGCGTGAATCCCTTCAAGTTCGGCCTGATCGGGAGCACCGATGCCCACACCGGTCTCGCCGCGGGCGGTGAGGACAACTTCTGGGGCAAGTCGACCCGGACGGAGGCGGCCCCCGAGCGTTGGAAGGTGCCGCTCTTTCCGGAGCCGGAGGACGGAGCGGTCGATCCCGCTCACATGCCCGACGACGTGCTCGACCAGTTCGCCGACGAGACGGCGGCGGTCCAGTGGTACGAGTGGGAGATGGCCGCGTCGGGCTATGCCGCCGTCTGGGCGAAGGAGAACACGCGGGCCGCGCTCTTCGACGCGATGCGCCGTCGGGAGACCTACGCGACGACGGGGCCGCGGATGACCGTGCGCTTCTTCGGCAGCTTCGGCTTCGAGGACGGGGATCAGCACACGCCGGACCTCGCACGTCTGGGCTACGCGAAGGGCGTGCCGATGGGCGGTGACCTCACCCGAGTCGATCGCGACGGGGCGAAGGGCTGGCGCAAGGCGCCCACCTTCCTGGTCGCCGCGCTCCGCGACCCGGAAGGCGCCAACCTCGACCGTGTGCAGATCGTGAAGGGCTGGCTCGATTCGAAGGGCGAGAAGCACGAGCGGATCTACGACGTCGCCCTCGGCGGCGACCGTGAGATCGACCGGAAGGGGCGTGCGAAGGCGCCGGTCGGCTCGACCGTCGACGTCGAGAATGCCAGCTGGTCCAACACGATCGGGGCCAGCGCGCTCACCGCCTTCTGGAAGGATCCCGACTTCGACAAAGACGAGCGCGCCTTCTATTACGTCCGCGTGATCGAGATCCCGAAGCCGAGATGGACGGCGTACGACGCGAAGAAGTTCGGGGTGGAGATGCCGGAGGAGGTGCCGATGACGACGCAAGACCGCGCCTACACCTCCCCCATCTGGTACTTGCCTTAG